Proteins co-encoded in one Vibrio aquimaris genomic window:
- the glnL gene encoding nitrogen regulation protein NR(II), with protein sequence MNSELNSIILSHQTTAVIIIDESFQIQYLNAAAEQLFAHNAKRITEQKLTNLVQNPSIELDWLLRPAQTGQSITDSNCTLIIDDRPLILEVTTSPITWHKKLLLLVELRKVEEQRRLSQEIHQHAQQQAAKLLVRGLAHEIKNPLGGLRGAAQLLERMLPDPSMVEYTQIIIEQADRLRLLVDRLLGPQRLGEKKCQNLHLTLEKVRQLVELDTEPHIKIERDYDPSLPEFMLDADQIEQAMLNIVSNAGQTLQDQAYGHILIRTRTAHQVNIHGQNYKLAAKIDILDNGPGVPENLQDTLFYPMVSGREGGTGLGLSIAQNLIDQHQGKIDLESWPGHTKFTVYLPISIA encoded by the coding sequence GTGAATAGTGAGCTCAACAGCATCATACTCAGTCACCAAACCACGGCTGTGATTATCATTGACGAATCTTTTCAAATTCAATATTTGAATGCTGCCGCCGAACAGCTATTTGCTCATAATGCTAAGCGTATCACCGAACAAAAGCTAACCAACCTAGTGCAAAATCCATCAATTGAATTAGATTGGCTATTACGACCCGCTCAAACAGGTCAAAGCATAACAGACAGTAACTGCACGTTAATAATCGATGACAGGCCGCTAATCCTAGAGGTGACTACCAGTCCAATCACCTGGCACAAGAAATTGCTGCTTCTGGTTGAGCTAAGAAAAGTAGAAGAGCAGCGTCGCTTATCCCAAGAGATCCATCAACACGCACAGCAGCAAGCTGCCAAGCTTTTAGTTAGAGGGCTGGCTCACGAGATAAAAAACCCTCTTGGCGGTCTTCGCGGCGCGGCCCAGCTTTTAGAGCGAATGCTCCCCGATCCTTCAATGGTCGAGTACACCCAAATCATTATTGAGCAAGCAGATAGATTGAGATTACTGGTTGACAGACTGCTAGGGCCACAAAGACTAGGGGAAAAGAAATGCCAAAACCTGCATCTTACCCTAGAAAAAGTGCGTCAGTTGGTCGAACTAGATACCGAGCCCCATATAAAAATTGAACGAGACTATGACCCTAGTCTGCCTGAATTCATGCTTGATGCAGACCAAATAGAGCAAGCAATGCTGAACATTGTCAGTAACGCAGGTCAGACCTTACAAGACCAAGCTTATGGCCATATCCTGATACGTACTCGAACAGCGCACCAAGTCAATATACATGGCCAAAACTACAAGCTGGCAGCAAAAATCGACATCCTAGATAACGGACCGGGAGTACCCGAAAATCTGCAAGATACTCTGTTCTATCCAATGGTCAGTGGCAGAGAAGGGGGAACTGGCCTTGGGCTATCCATCGCCCAAAACCTAATAGATCAGCACCAAGGGAAAATTGACCTAGAAAGCTGGCCAGGTCACACAAAATTTACCGTCTATCTACCAATTTCGATTGCATGA